Genomic window (Escherichia fergusonii ATCC 35469):
TTTGGCGAAATGAAAGGTATCGGCATTTATACCCGTTATGAACTGGCCTTGCAGGCCAAAAAGGAGGTGGAAAATAAGCCTGGTTTTGTGGATTACCCGGAAAATTTTCAGTTTATTGAATACATCCTAAACCAGGATCTCTGGGGAGATTTTCCCGTTACACAGGTAGACGATCTTGTCGAGCCGATGGTGTACAGCCTGTGGCATATTCGTGATGATGAGGCCGATGATTATGCTTTCCTCGGCATTTATACCACTGCAAAACTGGCGGAGCAGGCCCGGGAACGAGCCTGCCGCTATTTTCATGAAGATGCTGCAAATATTCAGCCTGATCAAGGGCAGCTTGATCGTACCTGGTGGGAAGAAGGATTCATTTCATGGGACGAAGCCTCAGAATTGATTGTCCCCAATGCCGGGTAATCATCCGGAAATGAAATCAATGTCTTACCCCGTCACCACTTCACCCGCCGGTGGCGTTTCCAGCAGTTCCAGCATAGTGCGGGCGATTTCACGCTCGCCCATTACCACCTGATTCGCGCCACGTTCGGTGATATACGCCACTTCATCGTCATAATGGGCGCGGGCAATAATCTCAATATCCGGATTTTTCGCGCGGGCAGACGCCACAATCTCGCCTGCTTCATAACCGTTGGGAATCGTCAGGATCAGCCATTTTGCACATTCCAGATGCGCCAGTTGCATAATTTCTTCGTTCGCCGCATTGCCCAATACTGCGCGGACCCCGCGCTCGCGCAGTTCATCGACGCGAGTACGTGACGTCTCAATCACCACTAAAGGAATATCAGAGGCGAGCAATTTCTCCCCCAGCAGGCTGCCCACACGACCATAACCTACCAGCAGCGCATGGTTGCAGATATCCACCGGAATCTGCTTCTCCTCTTCGATAGCTTCTTCCAGCGTCTGCTCTTCCAGCGTTTCGGTCTTCGCCAGATATTTCTCCAGCAGCGCGAACAGCACCGGGTTAAGCATAATCGACAGGATTGCCCCTGCCAGCACCAGGTTTTGTCCGGCCTGCGGCAACAGATCCAGCGCCATCCCCAGCCCCGCCAGGATAAAAGCGAACTCACCAATTTGCGCCAGGCTGGCGGCGATAGTTAATGCCGTACGTTGAGAGTGACCAAACAGTCGCACCAGGAAAAACGCGGCTAATGACTTACCAAACAGAATAATCGCCAGCGTCGCTAGCACCGCCAGTGGTTGCTGAATCAGAATTAACGGATCAAACAGCATTCCGACGGAGACAAAAAACAGCACCGCAAACGCGTCGCGTAATGGCAGCGTATCGTGGGCAGCACGGTGACTCAGTTCAGACTCGTTCAGTACCATCCCGGCAAAGAACGCACCGAGTGCAAAGGAGACATCAAACAGCTCCACCGCACCAAAGGCAATCCCTAACGCCAGCGCCAGCACCGACAGGGTAAACAGCTCGCGGGAACCGGTTGCCGCGCTGCGTGCCATAATCCACGGCACCAGACGGCGACCTACCAGCATCATAATGGCGATAAATGCGATCACCTTGCCAATGGTGATT
Coding sequences:
- the ybaL gene encoding YbaL family putative K(+) efflux transporter; this encodes MHHATPLITTIVGGLVLAFILGMIANKLRISPLVGYLLAGVLAGPFTPGFVADTKLAPELAELGVILLMFGVGLHFSLKDLMAVKAIAIPGAIAQIAVATLLGMALSAVLGWSLMTGIVFGLCLSTASTVVLLRALEERQLIDSQRGQIAIGWLIVEDLVMVLTLVLLPAVAGMMEQGDVGFATLAVDMGITIGKVIAFIAIMMLVGRRLVPWIMARSAATGSRELFTLSVLALALGIAFGAVELFDVSFALGAFFAGMVLNESELSHRAAHDTLPLRDAFAVLFFVSVGMLFDPLILIQQPLAVLATLAIILFGKSLAAFFLVRLFGHSQRTALTIAASLAQIGEFAFILAGLGMALDLLPQAGQNLVLAGAILSIMLNPVLFALLEKYLAKTETLEEQTLEEAIEEEKQIPVDICNHALLVGYGRVGSLLGEKLLASDIPLVVIETSRTRVDELRERGVRAVLGNAANEEIMQLAHLECAKWLILTIPNGYEAGEIVASARAKNPDIEIIARAHYDDEVAYITERGANQVVMGEREIARTMLELLETPPAGEVVTG